A portion of the Gigantopelta aegis isolate Gae_Host chromosome 10, Gae_host_genome, whole genome shotgun sequence genome contains these proteins:
- the LOC121384289 gene encoding T-cell leukemia homeobox protein 1-like, producing the protein MSSSPGEDTDTDSQKDTTSGAELSFSIKKILGDDDNSSRHGDHLKSSVTLGQSAANSFYDYGSGYGAFRGAGALPVGSLTCVPLFGGSDTAGVIRVPMHRPHPVVPVWTSYAVPWLDIRRDRFGVVRRIGHPYQNRTPPKRKKPRTSFSRLQIMELEKRFHRQKYLASAERSSLAKGLKMTDAQVKTWFQNRRTKWRRQTAEEREAERQASNRLMLSLQAEASKTVYDIRDPLCLSNTSLNALQNLQPWVDESTRNAG; encoded by the exons ATGTCTTCGTCTCCAGGAgaagacacagacacagattcCCAGAAAGACACGACGTCTGGTGCAGAACTCTCATTTAGCATCAAGAAAATTTTAGGAGATGACGACAACAGTTCTAGACATGGCGATCATCTTAAAAGTTCCGTAACTCTTGGCCAGAGCGCGGCGAACTCTTTTTACGACTACGGTTCCGGATATGGAGCTTTCCGTGGTGCTGGTGCACTTCCTGTTGGCTCATTGACATGCGTACCGCTGTTTGGCGGATCTGACACAGCCGGGGTAATACGGGTGCCCATGCATCGGCCACACCCAGTGGTACCCGTATGGACGAGCTATGCAGTGCCTTGGTTGGATATTCGACGGGACAGATTTGGAG TGGTTCGCCGGATAGGTCATCCGTACCAAAACCGAACTCCCCCGAAGCGGAAGAAGCCGAGGACCTCATTCTCGAGACTTCAGATCATGGAGCTGGAGAAGCGGTTCCACAGACAGAAGTACCTCGCCTCCGCCGAGAGGTCCTCGCTCGCCAAGGGGCTCAAGATGACAGACGCGCAGGTGAAAACCTGGTTCCAGAACAGGAGGACGAAGTGGAG GAGGCAGACAGCTGAGGAGAGAGAGGCGGAACGTCAAGCCTCAAACCGCCTCATGTTGAGCCTCCAAGCGGAAGCCAGCAAGACGGTGTACGACATCCGGGACCCGCTGTGTCTGAGTAATACGTCATTGAACGCGCTGCAGAATCTACAACCATGGGTTGACGAGTCTACGAGAAATGCAGGGTAG